A section of the Nitrospirota bacterium genome encodes:
- a CDS encoding transglycosylase SLT domain-containing protein: protein MMLSRIFLVSFIILTLIASSEASAKSRHQTHKPTVKAKHTPVKTNTVPNTLSDEDLTDKLLFRAPSVYPPAGKSNVKRILRWKAVLSEKDIQYDIDILTYKGNNAMGLKTSYQNLIAGWERLVKSGHLKMIYNKCRAKSVPFEIVFLALAESSWNASALSSTGASGYWQFMPDTAKSYGLIDKLRGHDHRNDPEISTEAAIALLKDNFNMTYSWDRSFALKGKKPTNSERWLWSFWIYNSSPKSVSHYYRQSRGDPSVFYKYVENVENANYVHKIFGIREVLRDYVKQARKYPHKKYENTPYGNYIQKWYALTVCERSDLLSEINKQFQKSKKTAKKPDALSIRIKRETDYVSALCKAVER, encoded by the coding sequence CCTCAGAGGCGTCAGCGAAATCCAGACATCAAACACACAAACCTACTGTTAAGGCAAAACATACACCGGTTAAAACTAATACCGTACCGAACACTCTCTCTGATGAAGACCTTACAGATAAGCTTCTATTTCGCGCACCCTCAGTATATCCTCCAGCCGGAAAATCAAATGTCAAACGGATTTTAAGATGGAAAGCTGTCCTTAGCGAAAAGGATATTCAATATGACATTGACATCTTAACATATAAAGGAAATAACGCAATGGGGCTTAAGACGTCATATCAAAACCTGATAGCCGGTTGGGAGCGATTGGTTAAAAGCGGCCATTTAAAAATGATCTACAACAAATGCCGGGCTAAATCGGTTCCGTTTGAGATAGTGTTTTTAGCACTTGCCGAATCCTCATGGAATGCCTCTGCGTTGTCATCAACAGGCGCAAGTGGCTATTGGCAATTTATGCCGGATACGGCAAAATCCTATGGGCTCATTGACAAACTAAGAGGCCATGACCATAGAAATGACCCTGAAATCAGCACAGAGGCTGCCATAGCGCTGCTTAAAGATAATTTTAATATGACCTATTCGTGGGACAGATCTTTTGCCTTAAAGGGGAAAAAGCCCACAAACTCAGAACGATGGCTGTGGTCCTTCTGGATATACAACAGCTCTCCCAAAAGCGTATCACACTACTACCGCCAAAGCAGAGGCGATCCGTCTGTTTTTTATAAATATGTTGAAAATGTTGAAAACGCTAACTACGTCCATAAGATATTTGGTATAAGAGAGGTTTTGAGAGATTACGTTAAACAAGCAAGAAAATACCCCCATAAAAAATACGAAAACACGCCTTACGGAAATTACATTCAGAAATGGTATGCTCTCACAGTGTGTGAGCGCAGCGATCTCCTTTCAGAGATTAACAAACAATTTCAGAAATCAAAAAAAACCGCTAAAAAACCTGATGCACTCTCTATCCGCATTAAAAGAGAGACCGATTATGTCTCAGCTCTCTGCAAGGCTGTAGAACGATAA